Proteins found in one Limnothrix sp. FACHB-406 genomic segment:
- the petD gene encoding cytochrome b6-f complex subunit IV translates to MSILKKPDLSDPNLRLKLAKGMGHNYYGEPAWPNDLLYVFPVVILGTFALMVGLAVLDPAIVGEPADPFATPLEILPEWYLYPVFQILRILPNKLLGIACMGGIPLGLMLVPFIENVNKFQNPFRRPVAMASFLFGTAFAIWLGIGAIMPIDKSLTLGLF, encoded by the coding sequence GCCGGATCTGAGCGATCCGAACTTGCGCCTGAAGCTGGCCAAGGGCATGGGTCACAACTACTACGGTGAACCCGCTTGGCCGAACGATTTGCTCTATGTGTTCCCGGTGGTGATCCTGGGAACCTTCGCCCTGATGGTGGGTCTGGCTGTGCTGGATCCGGCGATCGTGGGTGAACCGGCGGATCCGTTTGCCACGCCGCTGGAAATTCTGCCGGAGTGGTACCTGTATCCGGTGTTCCAAATCCTGCGGATTCTGCCGAACAAGCTGTTGGGTATCGCCTGCATGGGCGGCATTCCTCTGGGCTTGATGCTGGTTCCGTTCATTGAGAACGTGAACAAGTTCCAAAACCCCTTCCGTCGTCCGGTGGCCATGGCTTCGTTCCTGTTTGGAACTGCCTTTGCCATCTGGTTGGGTATCGGCGCAATCATGCCGATCGACAAGTCCCTGACCTTGGGCCTGTTCTAA
- a CDS encoding sulfate ABC transporter substrate-binding protein encodes MRLSLLQSLQALRSQLDPLNSKAQRLGRRTALRSIALAVASGLSVLALSPTSTNAASARLGNPSPQNQPLQISQNKPVEITLVTYAVTRAAYDKIIPLFVEKWKREQGQDVVVNASYGGSGSQTRAVLDGLEADVVALALAADTKRLEKGGLINPGWESEAPNNAIVTRSVIAFVTRQGNPKAVRNWPDLLKPEVSIITANPKTSGVARWNFLGLWGSVTHTGGSEEQALDYVRQVYRKVPVLPKDARESSDVFFRANQGDVLLNYENEVILAGLQGQQSLFYVVPQTNISIEGPVAVVDKIVDRRGTRAVSEAFVKFLFTPEAQREFAKFGFRPVEPSVVREFENKFPKVNKLYTVNDFGGWDAVNKKFFDEGAVFDQIYTNR; translated from the coding sequence ATGCGATTGTCTCTCCTCCAATCCCTGCAAGCTCTCCGCTCACAGCTCGACCCCCTGAACTCAAAGGCCCAGCGCCTTGGCCGCCGCACAGCCCTGCGATCGATCGCCCTGGCCGTGGCCAGCGGACTCAGTGTTTTGGCACTGTCGCCCACCAGCACCAATGCGGCGAGCGCACGCCTAGGCAATCCGTCTCCCCAAAATCAGCCGTTACAAATTAGCCAGAACAAGCCTGTAGAAATTACCTTGGTGACCTATGCCGTTACCAGAGCTGCCTACGACAAAATCATTCCGTTGTTCGTGGAGAAATGGAAACGCGAACAGGGACAAGATGTTGTTGTTAACGCCAGCTATGGTGGCTCCGGATCCCAAACGCGCGCGGTTTTGGATGGTCTAGAAGCGGACGTGGTGGCGTTGGCCTTGGCCGCAGACACCAAGCGCCTCGAAAAGGGTGGATTAATTAACCCCGGTTGGGAAAGTGAAGCGCCCAATAATGCGATCGTGACGCGATCGGTGATTGCGTTCGTCACCCGTCAGGGCAATCCCAAGGCTGTGCGAAATTGGCCAGACTTGCTGAAGCCTGAAGTCAGTATCATTACCGCCAATCCCAAAACTTCCGGGGTGGCTCGTTGGAATTTCCTGGGTCTTTGGGGTTCAGTTACCCATACCGGTGGTAGCGAAGAGCAAGCCTTGGACTACGTGCGGCAGGTTTATCGCAAGGTGCCGGTGCTGCCCAAGGATGCCCGTGAGTCATCGGATGTGTTTTTCCGAGCCAACCAAGGCGATGTGTTGCTGAACTATGAAAACGAAGTGATTTTGGCCGGGCTGCAAGGTCAACAATCCCTGTTTTATGTGGTTCCGCAAACCAACATTTCGATCGAGGGGCCCGTTGCCGTCGTTGACAAAATTGTTGACCGTCGTGGCACTCGGGCGGTGTCGGAAGCTTTCGTGAAATTCCTATTCACGCCAGAAGCCCAACGCGAATTTGCCAAATTTGGCTTCCGTCCTGTGGAGCCTAGTGTTGTCCGTGAGTTTGAAAACAAATTCCCCAAGGTGAACAAACTCTACACGGTCAATGACTTTGGTGGATGGGATGCCGTCAACAAAAAGTTCTTTGATGAGGGTGCAGTCTTCGACCAAATCTATACCAACCGCTAG